Proteins from one Rosa chinensis cultivar Old Blush chromosome 7, RchiOBHm-V2, whole genome shotgun sequence genomic window:
- the LOC112178196 gene encoding uncharacterized protein LOC112178196 produces MWRLHKGILPTRKALARRCNIMDTSCPFCGLHVEDDLHVLKECKRVEEFWLCGPLNIKVRTLKCMSISAWILHACDSLPKDKWDWFYMLLWALWHERNGVVWKGNSFCPLNIVGWASKLLDDYHKAHPVSRKNKSRPQVKWKLPPRGRLKLNTDGAFHGATGHGGIEAVIRNEDGECLAAIARPFSRVRSAFQMEVEAMRAGLLLLIHQGMDSVDIETDCAAVSMGLHINTEDLSEVGCIVEDCKAYLSSLSSFTLRSI; encoded by the coding sequence ATGTGGAGGTTGCATAAGGGTATCTTGCCCACTCGAAAGGCTTTGGCTCGCAGGTGCAATATCATGGATACTAGTTGTCCTTTCTGTGGGTTGCATGTTGAAGATGACTTGCATGTTCTGAAAGAGTGCAAAAGGGTAGAGGAGTTTTGGTTATGTGGTCCACTCAATATAAAGGTACGTACCCTTAAGTGCATGTCCATTTCTGCATGGATCTTGCATGCATGTGATTCTCTTCCTAAAGACAAATGGGATTGGTTTTATATGCTATTATGGGCTCTATGGCATGAACGAAATGGTGTTGTTTGGAAGGGCAATTCTTTTTGTCCTCTTAATATTGTTGGCTGGGCTAGCAAACTTCTTGATGATTATCATAAGGCGCACCCAGTGTCTAGAAAGAATAAGTCTAGGCCGCAAGTGAAATGGAAGCTTCCCCCGAGGGGTAGACTCAAACTGAACACGGACGGGGCTTTTCATGGAGCAACTGGTCATGGTGGGATCGAGGCCGTTATTAGAAATGAAGATGGTGAGTGTTTAGCTGCAATTGCACGGCCATTTTCCCGGGTTAGATCGGCTTTCCAAATGGAGGTGGAGGCCATGAGAGCTGGTCTTCTTTTACTTATTCACCAAGGCATGGATAGTGTTGATATTGAGACCGACTGTGCTGCGGTGAGTATGGGCCTTCATATAAATACGGAAGATCTTTCTGAGGTAGGTTGTATAGTGGAGGATTGTAAAGCCTATTTGAGCTCACTGTCTTCTTTCACTCTACGATCTATTTAA
- the LOC112180373 gene encoding probable serine/threonine-protein kinase At1g54610 isoform X2, translating to MGCICSKGTSEPEHVQDSKRVESNLKEYSVQLVAPTPSLRDDFVSEGGDSSMRLLSRNASKANGRISNVSRDLEDKSKVQKPGIANHQRGATVEMAAKEKKVAMSRIVSLPLGEEASQAAAGWPSWLTSVAGDAIQGWVPRRADTFEKLDKIGQGTYSSVYKARDLETGKIVALKKVRFVNMDPESVRFMAREIYILRKLDHPNVMKLEGLVASTMSCSLYLVFEYMDHDLAGLAATRGIKFTEPQIKCLAQQLLSGLEHCHSRGVLHRDIKGSNLLINNDGVLKIGDFGLATFYEPDQKQPLTSRVVTLWYRAPELLLGATEYGPAIDLWSTGCILAELFAGKPIMPGRTEVEQMHKIFKLCGSPSEDFWKKTKLPHATSFKPQQPYKRRLAETFKDFPSTALALVDKLLAIEEDHRGSAGSALRSEFFTTPPVACHPSALPHYPPSKEFDAKLRDEEKRQRADPIKGRGPESVRRASRDAKIAPTPDYNAQGNMQGKSNPKSMGHKYMPHQQDSVSGFAMEPHRGARQNGYSQCSSVIHPRSVVGSSLNKTTASTKHKPELRELKSHKPLTATDLFNSSSRKDDRLFFKESGMRYVPQSRIHCSGPLVPPGGNIEDMLKEHERHIQQAVRKARAR from the exons ATGGGCTGCATTTGCTCGAAAGGAACCTCAGAACCAGAACACGTACAGGATTCTAAGAGAGTAGAAAGTAATTTGAAGGAGTATTCGGTTCAATTGGTTGCTCCAACTCCTTCACTAAGAGATGACTTTGTATCAGAAGGCGGTGATTCATCAATGCGTTTGTTATCAAGAAACGCTTCCAAAGCAAATGGGAGAATTAGCAATGTGTCTAGAGATCTTGAAGATAAATCAAAGGTTCAGAAACCTGGGATTGCTAATCATCAAAGAGGGGCAACAGTGGAAATGGCCgccaaggaaaaaaaagtggCAATGTCTAGGATAGTGAGCTTGCCACTTGGTGAAGAAGCCTCACAAGCAGCTGCAGGGTGGCCTTCGTGGCTAACTTCAGTTGCCGGAGATGCCATCCAAGGGTGGGTTCCTCGCCGGGCAGACACCTTTGAGAAGCTAGACAAA ATCGGACAAGGAACTTATAGCAGTGTATACAAGGCTCGTGATCTTGAAACTGGTAAAATAGTTGCATTGAAGAAAGTACGGTTTGTAAATATGGACCCGGAAAGTGTGCGCTTCATGGCTAGAGAAATCTATATTTTACGTAAACTTGACCATCCAAATGTCATGAAGCTTGAGGGTCTAGTCGCTTCAACAATGTCATGCAGCTTATATCTTGTGTTCGAGTATATGGATCATGACCTTGCAGGTCTTGCAGCAACACGTGGCATCAAGTTTACTGAACCACAG ATAAAATGTTTAGCTCAACAATTGCTTAGTGGCCTTGAACACTGCCATAGTCGAGGTGTCCTGCACCGAGATATCAAGGGTTCTAATCTTTTGATTAATAATGATGGAGTTCTCAAGATTGGTGACTTCGGTTTGGCAACATTTTATGAGCCCGATCAGAAGCAGCCATTAACTAGTCGTGTTGTAACTCTGTGGTATAGGGCACCTGAGCTTCTGCTTGGTGCCACAGAGTATGGTCCGGCAATAGATCTGTGGAGCACAGGCTGTATCCTTGCAGAATTGTTTGCTGGAAAGCCTATCATGCCTGGTAGAACAGAG GTGGAACAAATGCATAAGATTTTCAAGCTCTGTGGTTCACCATCTGAGGACTTCtggaagaaaacaaaattaccACATGCAACTAGTTTCAAGCCTCAACAACCTTACAAGCGTCGCCTTGCTGAGACCTTCAAAGACTTCCCTTCTACAGCTTTGGCTCTTGTCGATAAACTCCTCGCCATAGAAGAAGATCATCGAGGATCTGCTGGTTCAGCCCTTAGAAGTGAA TTCTTCACTACACCGCCTGTAGCTTGTCATCCATCAGCTTTACCACACTATCCTCCAAGCAAGGAGTTTGATGCCAAGCTTCGGGATGAGGAAAAAAG GCAAAGAGCGGATCCTATTAAAGGGCGTGGTCCTGAATCTGTTAGAAGGGCTTCAAGAGATGCCAAGATAGCACCAACACCAGATTATAATGCCCAAGGAAATATGCAG GGAAAGTCGAACCCGAAATCCATGGGTCACAAGTACATGCCTCACCAGCAGGATAGTGTCTCTGGCTTTGCAATGGAACCACACAGAGGAGCTAGGCAGAATGGTTATTCTCAATGTAGTTCAGTGATACATCCTCGTAGTGTAGTAGGATCATCATTGAATAAGACGACAGCTTCTACAAAACATAAGCCAGAATTAAGGGAACTGAAATCTCACAAGCCTCTAACTGCAACAGACTTGTTTAATTCTTCCAGTAGGAAGGATGACAGACTGTTTTTCAAAGAATCTGGAATG CGGTACGTACCTCAGAGCAGAATCCATTGCTCTGGACCGTTGGTACCTCCAGGGGGAAACATTGAAGACATGCTCAAAGAGCATGAGAGACACATCCAACAGGCAGTACGTAAAGCTCGTGCACGCTGA
- the LOC112180373 gene encoding probable serine/threonine-protein kinase At1g54610 isoform X1, giving the protein MGCICSKGTSEPEHVQDSKRVESNLKEYSVQLVAPTPSLRDDFVSEGGDSSMRLLSRNASKANGRISNVSRDLEDKSKVQKPGIANHQRGATVEMAAKEKKVAMSRIVSLPLGEEASQAAAGWPSWLTSVAGDAIQGWVPRRADTFEKLDKIGQGTYSSVYKARDLETGKIVALKKVRFVNMDPESVRFMAREIYILRKLDHPNVMKLEGLVASTMSCSLYLVFEYMDHDLAGLAATRGIKFTEPQIKCLAQQLLSGLEHCHSRGVLHRDIKGSNLLINNDGVLKIGDFGLATFYEPDQKQPLTSRVVTLWYRAPELLLGATEYGPAIDLWSTGCILAELFAGKPIMPGRTEVEQMHKIFKLCGSPSEDFWKKTKLPHATSFKPQQPYKRRLAETFKDFPSTALALVDKLLAIEEDHRGSAGSALRSEFFTTPPVACHPSALPHYPPSKEFDAKLRDEEKRQRADPIKGRGPESVRRASRDAKIAPTPDYNAQGNMQQGKSNPKSMGHKYMPHQQDSVSGFAMEPHRGARQNGYSQCSSVIHPRSVVGSSLNKTTASTKHKPELRELKSHKPLTATDLFNSSSRKDDRLFFKESGMRYVPQSRIHCSGPLVPPGGNIEDMLKEHERHIQQAVRKARAR; this is encoded by the exons ATGGGCTGCATTTGCTCGAAAGGAACCTCAGAACCAGAACACGTACAGGATTCTAAGAGAGTAGAAAGTAATTTGAAGGAGTATTCGGTTCAATTGGTTGCTCCAACTCCTTCACTAAGAGATGACTTTGTATCAGAAGGCGGTGATTCATCAATGCGTTTGTTATCAAGAAACGCTTCCAAAGCAAATGGGAGAATTAGCAATGTGTCTAGAGATCTTGAAGATAAATCAAAGGTTCAGAAACCTGGGATTGCTAATCATCAAAGAGGGGCAACAGTGGAAATGGCCgccaaggaaaaaaaagtggCAATGTCTAGGATAGTGAGCTTGCCACTTGGTGAAGAAGCCTCACAAGCAGCTGCAGGGTGGCCTTCGTGGCTAACTTCAGTTGCCGGAGATGCCATCCAAGGGTGGGTTCCTCGCCGGGCAGACACCTTTGAGAAGCTAGACAAA ATCGGACAAGGAACTTATAGCAGTGTATACAAGGCTCGTGATCTTGAAACTGGTAAAATAGTTGCATTGAAGAAAGTACGGTTTGTAAATATGGACCCGGAAAGTGTGCGCTTCATGGCTAGAGAAATCTATATTTTACGTAAACTTGACCATCCAAATGTCATGAAGCTTGAGGGTCTAGTCGCTTCAACAATGTCATGCAGCTTATATCTTGTGTTCGAGTATATGGATCATGACCTTGCAGGTCTTGCAGCAACACGTGGCATCAAGTTTACTGAACCACAG ATAAAATGTTTAGCTCAACAATTGCTTAGTGGCCTTGAACACTGCCATAGTCGAGGTGTCCTGCACCGAGATATCAAGGGTTCTAATCTTTTGATTAATAATGATGGAGTTCTCAAGATTGGTGACTTCGGTTTGGCAACATTTTATGAGCCCGATCAGAAGCAGCCATTAACTAGTCGTGTTGTAACTCTGTGGTATAGGGCACCTGAGCTTCTGCTTGGTGCCACAGAGTATGGTCCGGCAATAGATCTGTGGAGCACAGGCTGTATCCTTGCAGAATTGTTTGCTGGAAAGCCTATCATGCCTGGTAGAACAGAG GTGGAACAAATGCATAAGATTTTCAAGCTCTGTGGTTCACCATCTGAGGACTTCtggaagaaaacaaaattaccACATGCAACTAGTTTCAAGCCTCAACAACCTTACAAGCGTCGCCTTGCTGAGACCTTCAAAGACTTCCCTTCTACAGCTTTGGCTCTTGTCGATAAACTCCTCGCCATAGAAGAAGATCATCGAGGATCTGCTGGTTCAGCCCTTAGAAGTGAA TTCTTCACTACACCGCCTGTAGCTTGTCATCCATCAGCTTTACCACACTATCCTCCAAGCAAGGAGTTTGATGCCAAGCTTCGGGATGAGGAAAAAAG GCAAAGAGCGGATCCTATTAAAGGGCGTGGTCCTGAATCTGTTAGAAGGGCTTCAAGAGATGCCAAGATAGCACCAACACCAGATTATAATGCCCAAGGAAATATGCAG CAGGGAAAGTCGAACCCGAAATCCATGGGTCACAAGTACATGCCTCACCAGCAGGATAGTGTCTCTGGCTTTGCAATGGAACCACACAGAGGAGCTAGGCAGAATGGTTATTCTCAATGTAGTTCAGTGATACATCCTCGTAGTGTAGTAGGATCATCATTGAATAAGACGACAGCTTCTACAAAACATAAGCCAGAATTAAGGGAACTGAAATCTCACAAGCCTCTAACTGCAACAGACTTGTTTAATTCTTCCAGTAGGAAGGATGACAGACTGTTTTTCAAAGAATCTGGAATG CGGTACGTACCTCAGAGCAGAATCCATTGCTCTGGACCGTTGGTACCTCCAGGGGGAAACATTGAAGACATGCTCAAAGAGCATGAGAGACACATCCAACAGGCAGTACGTAAAGCTCGTGCACGCTGA